A single genomic interval of Saccharospirillum mangrovi harbors:
- a CDS encoding M48 family metallopeptidase — protein sequence MRFCKGQLIHRCSAIITGLALTLASTSTSSLNAETFGDQSLGWTRDQEAAVAGYLQRRLQRQGLVINDVWVEYWLHERAERLRQASNIPLYELTTLTIDDSRFNAFALPGNVMGFNLGLWRTAETEAEFVSVMGHELAHLKLRHFSRLQDASRQQSWLAISGALLGIALMTSNSELGAATFTGAQASAIQQSLAFSRTMESEADDLSSRTLAEIGYDAHAGAQVFRRMQQQIAYQTSASDYWQSHPLPASRVARLDDLDENTNPADQPDHNYDVVRWHLNRAHRPNDNFAPWPARYRALLLAKPNGSVLPDELLQQADPDLMLGWILHQKDQFNPTQVSAQLANLTQLFPDFDPGWFWQAQWMSKQEDTGACRQARAYLDNVEDVYLEVLELSQQLAARCQPERETEARAAWLWYSGEESAAINLLRQAIEQPANTSQLARLRQQLTMFERQRNLLPS from the coding sequence GTGCGATTTTGCAAAGGCCAATTGATACATCGTTGTTCCGCCATTATTACCGGTTTGGCGTTGACCCTGGCCAGTACCAGTACGAGCTCGCTTAACGCCGAAACCTTTGGCGATCAATCACTGGGCTGGACTCGCGATCAAGAAGCGGCTGTTGCGGGTTATTTGCAGCGAAGATTACAGCGCCAGGGACTGGTCATCAATGATGTCTGGGTCGAGTACTGGCTGCATGAGCGCGCCGAGCGTTTACGCCAGGCTTCCAACATTCCACTCTATGAATTAACCACGCTCACCATCGACGACAGTCGCTTCAACGCCTTTGCGCTGCCCGGCAACGTCATGGGCTTCAACCTGGGGCTTTGGCGAACCGCTGAAACAGAAGCTGAATTCGTTTCGGTGATGGGCCACGAATTGGCGCACCTCAAATTGCGTCATTTCAGCCGACTGCAAGATGCCAGCCGTCAACAAAGCTGGTTAGCCATCAGCGGCGCTTTGCTGGGCATCGCTTTGATGACCAGCAATTCGGAACTGGGTGCAGCAACTTTCACGGGGGCACAAGCCAGTGCTATCCAACAAAGTTTGGCGTTTAGCCGGACCATGGAATCTGAAGCCGACGATCTGTCGAGCCGGACCCTGGCAGAAATCGGTTACGACGCTCACGCCGGCGCTCAGGTTTTCCGCCGCATGCAACAGCAGATTGCCTACCAGACGTCTGCCTCCGATTACTGGCAATCACACCCACTACCTGCCAGCCGGGTCGCACGTCTCGACGATCTGGACGAAAACACCAATCCAGCTGACCAACCGGACCATAACTATGACGTTGTGCGCTGGCACCTGAATCGCGCCCATCGACCCAACGACAATTTTGCTCCCTGGCCGGCACGCTATCGAGCGTTGTTATTGGCGAAACCCAACGGATCGGTGCTACCGGATGAACTGCTGCAACAGGCCGATCCGGATTTGATGTTGGGCTGGATTCTGCATCAGAAAGACCAGTTCAACCCCACTCAGGTTTCGGCGCAACTGGCCAACTTGACCCAGTTATTCCCCGATTTTGATCCGGGTTGGTTTTGGCAAGCGCAGTGGATGAGCAAGCAAGAAGATACCGGCGCGTGCCGGCAAGCACGCGCTTATCTGGATAACGTGGAAGATGTCTATTTAGAGGTGTTGGAGCTGTCTCAACAACTGGCCGCGCGGTGCCAACCAGAACGGGAAACCGAAGCCCGAGCGGCCTGGCTGTGGTACAGCGGCGAAGAAAGTGCGGCGATCAATCTGTTGCGCCAGGCCATCGAACAGCCGGCCAACACCAGCCAGTTGGCCCGTTTACGGCAACAGCTGACAATGTTCGAACGTCAACGCAATCTGTTACCGAGCTGA
- the queC gene encoding 7-cyano-7-deazaguanine synthase QueC — translation MTKKAVVLLSGGLDSTTVLAHAKAEGYDTYALSFNYGQRHDAELDAAKRIASAMGVIEHKVVPIDLASLGGSALTDHSIDVPTEASEGIPVTYVPARNTVFLSIALGWAEVLEAQNIFIGVSAVDYSGYPDCRPEYIEAYERLANLATRMGVEGRTIKIHTPLIELSKAETVQLGSRLGVDYSLTVSCYQANEAGEACGRCDSCRLRQKGFAEAGLADPTRYQG, via the coding sequence ATGACGAAAAAAGCCGTGGTACTCCTGTCCGGTGGCCTCGACTCAACCACCGTTTTAGCGCATGCCAAAGCGGAAGGGTATGACACCTACGCACTTAGCTTCAATTATGGCCAGCGCCATGACGCTGAGTTGGATGCTGCCAAGCGGATTGCCTCGGCGATGGGTGTTATTGAGCACAAAGTTGTGCCGATCGACCTGGCCAGCTTGGGTGGTTCGGCATTAACGGACCATAGTATTGACGTGCCAACTGAAGCCAGCGAAGGCATTCCGGTCACCTATGTCCCGGCGCGGAATACGGTGTTTCTATCGATTGCCCTGGGTTGGGCCGAGGTGCTCGAAGCGCAGAACATCTTTATTGGTGTCAGTGCCGTCGATTATTCGGGATATCCAGATTGTCGCCCGGAATACATTGAGGCCTATGAGCGCCTTGCCAACTTGGCTACCCGTATGGGCGTTGAAGGGCGGACGATTAAAATTCACACCCCGCTCATCGAACTCAGCAAGGCTGAAACGGTCCAGCTGGGCAGTCGTTTGGGTGTGGACTACAGTCTGACGGTCAGTTGTTATCAGGCAAATGAGGCGGGTGAGGCCTGTGGCCGATGTGACTCCTGTCGCTTGCGACAGAAAGGGTTCGCTGAGGCGGGTTTGGCTGACCCTACGCGATACCAGGGTTGA
- the pal gene encoding peptidoglycan-associated lipoprotein Pal — MAKSKLIQAAAITFAVFLAGCASTSETGSAGEASSTTGTGTVAQDEELTLDTTESTQSVTSEFQALLDQTIVYFDFDKSEIRTEFRTVLNAHAMNLVANPNMSVVLEGHADERGTREYNLALGERRAQAVADYLMLKGAAASQIDTVSYGEERPVALGSTEADYAENRRVEIVYQ; from the coding sequence ATGGCTAAATCCAAACTGATTCAAGCTGCTGCTATTACTTTCGCTGTATTCCTGGCGGGCTGTGCCTCTACTTCAGAGACAGGGTCTGCAGGTGAAGCCTCTTCTACCACTGGAACCGGAACTGTAGCGCAGGACGAAGAACTGACACTCGACACAACTGAGTCCACACAAAGTGTTACTAGCGAGTTCCAAGCGCTGTTGGATCAGACCATTGTCTACTTCGATTTTGACAAGTCAGAAATCCGCACTGAATTCCGCACCGTTCTCAACGCTCATGCGATGAACCTGGTTGCTAACCCGAACATGTCTGTCGTTCTGGAAGGCCACGCTGATGAACGCGGTACTCGTGAATACAACTTGGCTCTGGGTGAGCGTCGTGCGCAAGCCGTTGCTGATTATCTGATGCTGAAAGGCGCTGCGGCCAGCCAGATCGATACTGTTAGCTATGGTGAAGAACGTCCGGTTGCACTGGGCAGCACTGAAGCTGACTACGCTGAAAACCGTCGTGTAGAGATTGTTTACCAGTAA
- the nadA gene encoding quinolinate synthase NadA yields MTDSAVLSDLTINFEIPIAERQSALSTGEVRALNSDIIELMRANKAVLVAHYYTDPLVQALAEESGGFIGDSLEMARYGRDVDADTVIVAGVRFMGETAKILSPNKRVLMPTLEATCSLDLGCPPDEFSAFCDQHPDRTVVVYANTSAAVKARADWVVTSSIALDVVDYLDRQGEKILWAPDQHLGRYIQRETGADMLLWNGSCIVHEEFRAKGLQDLKALYPEAAILVHPESPEAVVEMADVVGSTTQLLNASEKLPNQQFIVATDRGIFYKMQQRSPQKTFIEAPTAGQGGNCRSCAHCPWMAMNDLERIKSVLLNPTEEIEVAANLIDRARLPLDRMLNFAAQRTA; encoded by the coding sequence ATGACCGATTCTGCTGTTTTGTCTGACTTAACCATTAACTTTGAGATCCCCATTGCTGAACGGCAAAGTGCGCTCAGTACGGGCGAAGTTCGGGCGTTGAACAGCGACATCATTGAGTTAATGCGTGCCAATAAAGCGGTGTTGGTGGCGCATTATTACACCGACCCTTTGGTTCAGGCATTGGCAGAAGAATCCGGCGGTTTCATTGGTGATTCCCTGGAGATGGCACGTTATGGTCGCGATGTGGATGCCGATACGGTGATCGTAGCGGGTGTCCGTTTTATGGGTGAGACCGCCAAGATTTTGAGCCCGAACAAGCGGGTATTGATGCCAACGTTGGAAGCTACCTGCTCACTTGATTTGGGCTGTCCGCCAGACGAATTTTCGGCGTTTTGTGATCAGCACCCTGATCGCACGGTTGTGGTTTATGCCAATACATCGGCGGCTGTCAAAGCACGGGCGGACTGGGTGGTAACGTCGAGCATTGCGCTGGACGTTGTCGATTATCTGGATCGTCAAGGTGAAAAAATTCTTTGGGCGCCAGACCAGCACCTGGGCCGGTACATTCAGCGCGAAACCGGTGCCGATATGTTGCTGTGGAACGGCTCATGTATTGTTCATGAAGAATTCCGCGCCAAAGGTCTGCAGGACTTAAAGGCGTTGTATCCCGAAGCCGCCATTCTGGTTCATCCTGAATCGCCTGAAGCCGTTGTTGAAATGGCGGATGTTGTGGGGTCAACAACCCAGCTGTTGAATGCCTCAGAAAAACTGCCTAACCAGCAGTTTATCGTTGCAACGGACCGCGGCATTTTTTACAAAATGCAGCAACGTTCGCCACAGAAAACGTTTATTGAAGCGCCCACGGCAGGTCAGGGTGGCAACTGCCGGTCCTGTGCGCATTGTCCTTGGATGGCAATGAACGATCTGGAGCGCATTAAATCGGTGTTGCTTAATCCAACTGAAGAAATCGAGGTCGCTGCCAACTTGATTGACCGCGCCCGTTTGCCGTTGGATCGCATGTTGAATTTCGCCGCACAACGCACGGCCTGA
- a CDS encoding AI-2E family transporter: protein MSIVCWSSTRPLTANTIIASNEESTDLKLYRVIQGFFQRYFSDEEAVILFILLVLFGLVVYALGQVLAPVFTAVILAYLLSPIVDRLNNMRVPHILSVSLVCLLFFGLLVLAMLIIVPSLVRQVTSLVTELPSMLRLFQDQIQSLPERFPELISSELAQQWLRGLDLRGFSQQLSTWLPRVLTISLNTLPNVVGVLIYLVVVPLMVFFMLKDRTTLWNGVKSRLPARRGLINQIALEMNQQIANYLRGKAIEILIVGLVAFVTFELFGLQYSALLGTLVGLSVLIPYIGATVVTLPVFLIGAFQWGFTNELYYVMLAYLIIQMLDGNVLVPLLFSEAVNLNPVSIIIAVLLFGGLWGFWGVFFAIPLATFVKAIFNAWPQHPTGPEPETESSTES from the coding sequence GTGAGCATCGTTTGCTGGAGCAGCACGAGACCGTTGACGGCGAATACCATTATTGCATCGAACGAGGAGTCGACTGACTTGAAGCTGTATCGGGTTATACAAGGATTTTTCCAGCGTTATTTCTCCGACGAAGAAGCGGTCATTCTCTTCATTCTTTTGGTGTTATTCGGGCTGGTGGTGTATGCCTTGGGGCAAGTACTGGCACCGGTTTTTACCGCCGTCATTCTGGCATATTTGCTGTCGCCTATTGTCGATCGTCTCAACAACATGCGCGTGCCGCATATTTTATCGGTCAGTCTGGTTTGCCTGTTGTTTTTCGGTTTATTGGTCCTTGCGATGTTGATCATCGTGCCGTCGCTGGTCCGACAGGTCACCAGTTTAGTAACCGAGTTGCCGTCAATGCTGCGCTTGTTTCAGGATCAGATTCAATCTTTGCCGGAGCGTTTTCCAGAACTGATTTCCAGCGAGCTGGCGCAGCAATGGTTGCGTGGGCTCGACCTCAGAGGCTTTAGCCAGCAATTGTCGACCTGGTTGCCTCGAGTGTTGACGATTTCTCTGAATACATTACCCAATGTGGTGGGTGTTCTGATCTATTTGGTTGTAGTTCCCTTGATGGTGTTTTTCATGCTCAAGGACCGTACGACTTTGTGGAACGGCGTTAAGTCTCGACTGCCAGCCCGGCGTGGATTGATAAACCAGATTGCGTTGGAAATGAATCAACAGATTGCCAACTACCTGCGTGGCAAAGCCATCGAAATTTTAATCGTTGGTTTGGTGGCGTTCGTGACGTTTGAATTGTTTGGCCTGCAATATTCAGCGCTGTTGGGAACCCTGGTTGGTTTGTCGGTCCTGATTCCATACATAGGCGCGACGGTTGTCACCTTGCCGGTTTTTCTAATCGGTGCATTTCAGTGGGGCTTTACCAACGAATTGTATTACGTGATGTTGGCGTATCTGATCATTCAGATGCTTGATGGCAACGTGTTAGTACCGCTACTGTTTTCTGAGGCGGTTAACCTGAACCCGGTTTCCATCATTATTGCCGTCTTGCTATTTGGCGGATTGTGGGGCTTCTGGGGTGTCTTTTTCGCCATACCACTGGCGACTTTCGTCAAGGCGATATTTAACGCCTGGCCGCAACACCCCACTGGCCCCGAGCCAGAGACGGAATCCTCCACGGAATCTTAA
- the ybgF gene encoding tol-pal system protein YbgF, with protein MLKKQALIYSAALLGSTFVFIGSLSAEPAIVESQPDGATGNTRLGTLSGPDSSSRSTGAGPSAAFVENLMFQVQDLQQQVAEQRGLIEELSYQLDVMREQQRERYIDLDQRILTLQQTPSSGAATVEADPVESLGPDAVSDEDILAEYNAARDHIRAREFPQAIAALRAFAENHPDHSLTPNAWYWLGEVQLASRQIDEARMAFQRVVEQFPDNAKVPDSLYKLGIIAQQTGNTDQARQLFERVILDYPDSQSAQLAQARLNSN; from the coding sequence ATGCTGAAAAAACAAGCGTTAATTTACAGTGCTGCCCTCTTGGGCAGCACTTTTGTTTTTATAGGATCACTTTCGGCCGAGCCTGCCATTGTTGAGTCGCAACCAGATGGGGCGACAGGCAATACACGGCTGGGGACATTGAGTGGCCCTGATTCCTCATCCAGATCAACCGGAGCCGGACCATCGGCGGCTTTTGTTGAGAACTTGATGTTTCAAGTACAGGATTTGCAGCAGCAGGTGGCTGAACAAAGAGGCTTGATCGAAGAGTTAAGCTATCAGCTAGATGTGATGCGCGAACAACAACGCGAGCGCTATATCGATTTGGATCAGCGCATTCTGACGTTGCAGCAAACGCCCAGTTCGGGCGCGGCCACTGTAGAAGCCGACCCTGTTGAATCTCTTGGCCCGGATGCGGTGAGCGATGAAGACATTCTGGCGGAATATAATGCTGCCCGAGATCACATACGGGCACGTGAGTTCCCGCAAGCCATCGCTGCATTACGGGCTTTTGCGGAAAATCACCCCGACCATTCCCTGACACCGAATGCCTGGTATTGGTTAGGCGAAGTACAGCTAGCCAGTCGCCAGATTGATGAAGCTCGTATGGCCTTCCAGAGAGTTGTTGAGCAATTCCCCGACAACGCCAAAGTGCCAGATTCGCTCTACAAGTTGGGTATCATTGCTCAACAAACCGGGAATACCGATCAGGCACGTCAGTTGTTTGAGCGAGTGATTCTGGACTATCCCGATAGCCAAAGTGCTCAACTCGCCCAGGCCCGGCTAAACTCCAATTAG
- a CDS encoding sulfurtransferase TusA family protein produces the protein MSCKTKATYCLDVRGLRCPLPLLRTKQQLLKMDPGAVLEVWATDAGSWRDIPAYLAISEHRLLEQHETVDGEYHYCIERGVD, from the coding sequence TTGAGTTGTAAAACCAAAGCGACATACTGCCTGGATGTGCGAGGTTTGCGCTGCCCTTTGCCGCTGCTGCGAACCAAGCAACAATTATTGAAAATGGATCCGGGTGCTGTGTTGGAAGTCTGGGCAACAGACGCCGGTTCCTGGCGTGACATTCCGGCTTATCTGGCCATCAGTGAGCATCGTTTGCTGGAGCAGCACGAGACCGTTGACGGCGAATACCATTATTGCATCGAACGAGGAGTCGACTGA